TATCAGCGGTGTTCAGTGGAGCAAGCTGATCATGAATCTCAACAATGCCGTCAATGCCCTGGCCGGCATCCCCGTTCGAGAACAGCTGTATAACGCACTTTATCGTCAAGCCATGGCCGCTTGCATCCAGGAAGCCTTATCGATTCTGAAAGCGGCTAACATCAAACCCACCCGCGCCGGCAAGGTGATTCCCGCGCTACTGCCCTACATACTCAGATTGCCAACAGGCGTATTTAAACGCATCGCAAGCTCCATGCTTAGTATCGACCCCAGCGCCCGCTCATCGATGAACCAGGATCTGCAACTGGGCCGAAAAACTGAAATTGATTATCTGAATGGCGAAATCATTCAACTGGCCCACTCATTGAATCTGAACGCGCCGATAAATAGCCTTATCGTCGATCTGGTGAAACAGGCTGAAAGTAATAATGAAGGGTCACCCCATATGACGGCCGAGGCATTATTCGCCCGAATCAGGGCAGTAAAGCCAGGTTAACCCGGATCTTTGTCGAGCCCTGCGCGCTCGATAATTTCCGTCTCGAAGCCGTCAATACTGCGCTGATTTCTCGTCACCCAATATTTTTCGATACCGTCCGGCCCTTGTCGCTGTGACCATTTATCGAGGTCCTCACGATCGGCTTTATAGTCATAGTAAGGCACCGACATACCGCAAGAAGATTGCACCAGGTTGATATCCAAAACAAAGATCTGCCGCGCCGCCGGGCTCGGCGGAAACAGTGAACTGAGTCGTTCCCATTCAGCATCGGCCCGGTGCAATACCCTTGCGGTGCCATAGGCGCGCAGGATCACCGGCGGCCCCTCAAACGCACAAAACATCAGAGTCATACGGGGATTCTGGATCACATGAGAAGCCGATTCATTACCACTCCCGGTTAAATTCATCCAGGCAATGGTGGTCGGGTCAATAACCCGCAATGAGTCACCGCCCTTGGGGGATACATTAACCTGCCCACTGTCGACTGCCGTGCCAACAAAAAAGATCTTCTGTTCGCCGATAAAAGCCTGATGCTTATCGGACAATTCTGAATATTGACGCCCCATACCCCTATCCCCTCCCTGGTGATGACGAACAAACTGATGCTAATGAACAAAGTCTTATCCGATTATGCCGTAAAGGCTCAAGATAAGGCACCTGCCATGGCTCAGCTGTTTCTGCATCGGCATTGGCTGATGCAGATCAATCACAATATATTGATAACGATTCTCATTTGCATTATGGTATC
The DNA window shown above is from Aestuariirhabdus haliotis and carries:
- a CDS encoding pyridoxamine 5'-phosphate oxidase family protein; amino-acid sequence: MGRQYSELSDKHQAFIGEQKIFFVGTAVDSGQVNVSPKGGDSLRVIDPTTIAWMNLTGSGNESASHVIQNPRMTLMFCAFEGPPVILRAYGTARVLHRADAEWERLSSLFPPSPAARQIFVLDINLVQSSCGMSVPYYDYKADREDLDKWSQRQGPDGIEKYWVTRNQRSIDGFETEIIERAGLDKDPG